The following coding sequences lie in one Candidatus Binataceae bacterium genomic window:
- the gatC gene encoding Asp-tRNA(Asn)/Glu-tRNA(Gln) amidotransferase subunit GatC, giving the protein MAETRITLEMVQHVARLARLKLSDVEQERLLADLGQMLAYVDKLNELDTESVPPTAQVGEAGTPRREDAVTCPSDAEAMLANAPSAERGYFRVPKIIE; this is encoded by the coding sequence ATGGCCGAAACCAGGATCACACTTGAGATGGTGCAGCATGTCGCACGCCTCGCGCGGCTCAAACTCAGCGACGTCGAGCAGGAGCGCCTGCTCGCGGATCTCGGCCAGATGCTGGCGTACGTCGATAAGCTCAACGAGCTCGACACCGAGAGTGTGCCTCCAACGGCGCAGGTCGGAGAAGCGGGCACTCCCCGCCGCGAGGACGCAGTTACCTGTCCATCAGACGCGGAAGCGATGCTCGCCAATGCACCTTCGGCGGAGCGCGGCTATTTCCGCGTTCCCAAGATCATCGAATAA